A region of Solanum dulcamara chromosome 7, daSolDulc1.2, whole genome shotgun sequence DNA encodes the following proteins:
- the LOC129893959 gene encoding dihydrodipicolinate reductase-like protein CRR1, chloroplastic isoform X2 has protein sequence MAALSCQFQPTYFINSKKMVKTKPFICCSSSQNNVKVIINGAAKEIGRAAVIAVTKARGIELAGAVDSNFVGQDIGQSKATGVVIDFTDPSKVYDNVKQATAFGMNSVVYVPRIKQETVMALSMLCDKASTGCLVAPTLSIGSILLQQAAISASFHYNNVEIVESRANPLDFPTQDAVQIANNLSNLGQLYNRDDISSDIPARGQVLGEDGVRVHSLVLPGLPSSTSIYFSRPGEVYTVKHEITDVQCLMPGLILAIRKVVRLKNLVYGLEKFL, from the exons ATGGCGGCCTTGAGCTGCCAATTTCAACCAACATACTTTATTAATTCTAAAAAAATGGTAAAGACAAAGCCATTCATCTGTTGCTCATCATCTCAAAACAATGTGAAGGTAATCATAAATGGAGCAGCTAAGGAAATTGGCAGAGCTGCCGTAATTGCTGTCACTAAAGCTAGAGGAATAGAATTGGCTGGCGCTGTTGATTCTAATTTTGTTGGACAAGATATTGGACAG TCAAAAGCAACTGGGGTAGTCATTGATTTCACTGACCCTTCTAAAGTTTATGACAATGTCAAACAG GCAACAGCATTTGGGATGAATAGTGTAGTTTACGTGCCCAGAATTAAGCAAGAAACTGTCATGGCTTTATCTATGTTATGCGACAAGGCCAGCACG GGTTGTTTGGTTGCACCAACTCTTTCAATTGGATCCATACTTCTACAGCAAGCAGCAATTTCAGCTTCTTTTCACTATAACAATGTTGAAATTGTTGAGTCTAGAGCTAATCCACTG GATTTTCCAACACAGGATGCAGTTCAAATTGCCAACAACCTTTCCAATTTGGGTCAGCTGTATAATAGAGATGACATTTCTAGCGACATTCCA GCAAGGGGTCAAGTTCTTGGGGAAGATGGAGTACGTGTTCACAGCTTGGTTCTACCAGGGCTCCCGTCTAGTACATCAATTTACTTCTCAAGGCCAGGAGAG GTTTACACAGTAAAGCATGAAATCACAGATGTGCAATGTCTCATGCCTGGATTGATTCTGGCCATTAGAAAAGTTGTTCGCCTCAAG AACCTGGTCTATGGCTTGGAAAAGTTTCTATAA
- the LOC129893959 gene encoding dihydrodipicolinate reductase-like protein CRR1, chloroplastic isoform X1: MAALSCQFQPTYFINSKKMVKTKPFICCSSSQNNVKVIINGAAKEIGRAAVIAVTKARGIELAGAVDSNFVGQDIGQICDMEEPLEIPIINDLTMVLGSISQSKATGVVIDFTDPSKVYDNVKQATAFGMNSVVYVPRIKQETVMALSMLCDKASTGCLVAPTLSIGSILLQQAAISASFHYNNVEIVESRANPLDFPTQDAVQIANNLSNLGQLYNRDDISSDIPARGQVLGEDGVRVHSLVLPGLPSSTSIYFSRPGEVYTVKHEITDVQCLMPGLILAIRKVVRLKNLVYGLEKFL, encoded by the exons ATGGCGGCCTTGAGCTGCCAATTTCAACCAACATACTTTATTAATTCTAAAAAAATGGTAAAGACAAAGCCATTCATCTGTTGCTCATCATCTCAAAACAATGTGAAGGTAATCATAAATGGAGCAGCTAAGGAAATTGGCAGAGCTGCCGTAATTGCTGTCACTAAAGCTAGAGGAATAGAATTGGCTGGCGCTGTTGATTCTAATTTTGTTGGACAAGATATTGGACAG ATTTGTGACATGGAAGAGCCTCTAGAAATACCAATAATTAACGACCTTACCATGGTTTTGGGTTCAATATCTCAG TCAAAAGCAACTGGGGTAGTCATTGATTTCACTGACCCTTCTAAAGTTTATGACAATGTCAAACAG GCAACAGCATTTGGGATGAATAGTGTAGTTTACGTGCCCAGAATTAAGCAAGAAACTGTCATGGCTTTATCTATGTTATGCGACAAGGCCAGCACG GGTTGTTTGGTTGCACCAACTCTTTCAATTGGATCCATACTTCTACAGCAAGCAGCAATTTCAGCTTCTTTTCACTATAACAATGTTGAAATTGTTGAGTCTAGAGCTAATCCACTG GATTTTCCAACACAGGATGCAGTTCAAATTGCCAACAACCTTTCCAATTTGGGTCAGCTGTATAATAGAGATGACATTTCTAGCGACATTCCA GCAAGGGGTCAAGTTCTTGGGGAAGATGGAGTACGTGTTCACAGCTTGGTTCTACCAGGGCTCCCGTCTAGTACATCAATTTACTTCTCAAGGCCAGGAGAG GTTTACACAGTAAAGCATGAAATCACAGATGTGCAATGTCTCATGCCTGGATTGATTCTGGCCATTAGAAAAGTTGTTCGCCTCAAG AACCTGGTCTATGGCTTGGAAAAGTTTCTATAA